The Montipora capricornis isolate CH-2021 chromosome 3, ASM3666992v2, whole genome shotgun sequence genome window below encodes:
- the LOC138041296 gene encoding uncharacterized protein: MAFYQQSSEDDLVDLNLMHNVDVRIGAGSERRYVPLRAPSCSFQPIRSDSPNPVFPLQPIQGRFSCSPVLYGHDVHPDEFNNPMMATGRAAASQTQKSEATTKKSSNNRKTVDWTREETEELLQAWGPKFEELKKKVSTKERGRIWSEIYNKYKERFTESVRTLPQLKKRIQNLEYEFKNLKVRVKKTGEEGFKKIKQGFPYYDYLDTIIGQRDSVDPSRMQIESTATFSCSSSDSSETSLSRSSESKEVQSDDENSSSSSTSKQEKKTAVENRNM; encoded by the exons ATGGCGTTTTATCAACAGTCATCGGAGGATGATCTCGTCGACTTAAATTTAAT GCACAACGTTGATGTCAGAATTGGTGCTGGAAGCGAAAGGAGATATGTTCCACTAAGAGCTCCTTCTTGTAGTTTTCAACCCATCCGCAGTGATTCGCCGAATCCAGTTTTTCCTCTTCAACCCATTCAAGGACGGTTTTCTTGTTCACCGGTGCTATACGGTCATGATGTACACCCTGATGAATTTAATAATCCCATGATGGCGACCGGCCGGGCTGCAGCCTCTCAGACACAGAAATCAGAGGCCACTActaaaaaaagttcaaacaaccGAAAGACTGTCGATTGGACAAGAGAAGAAACGGAAGAACTACTGCAGGCGTGGGGACCGAAGTTCGAAGAATTGAAGAAGAAGGTTTCGACTAAGGAGCGTGGGAGAATCTGGAGTGAAATATACAACAAGTATAAAGAGCGGTTTACTGAAAGCGTGAGAACCTTGCCTCAGCtcaaaaaaagaattcaaaaccTCGAATACGAATTCAAAAACTTAAAGGTACGAGTTAAAAAGACAGGCGAGGAGGGTTTTAAGAAGATTAAACAGGGTTTCCCCTACTACGATTATTTGGATACAATCATCGGTCAACGAGACAGCGTGGATCCTTCAAGGATGCAAATCGAAAGTACTGCGACGTTTAGCTGTAGTAGTAGTGACTCTTCTGAAACCAGTCTAAGCCGATCTTCTGAAAGTAAGGAAGTGCAAAGTGATGATGAAAATTCTTCAAGTAGCAGCAcctcaaaacaagaaaagaaaaccgcCGTTGAAAACCGAAATATGTGA